A genomic region of Rhizomicrobium sp. contains the following coding sequences:
- a CDS encoding arginyltransferase has translation MTEQHNARVPQFFLTPGGPCPYLPGRIERKVFARLSGTFAQPLSEALTHSGFRRSQSIAYRPACEGCSACVSVRILVNAFEISRSFRRVEKHNADLVRSEVVAEATREQFALLRTYLDSRHAGGGMSDMGLFDYVAMVEETPVETQIIEYRRPTNDGRPGALIACALTDVLRDGVSMVYSFFHPGEDARSLGTFMILDHIRDAKSRGLPHVYLGYWVEGSEKMSYKTRFRPMEALGREGWARI, from the coding sequence GTGACCGAGCAGCATAACGCACGCGTACCGCAGTTTTTCCTGACGCCCGGCGGGCCGTGCCCCTATTTGCCCGGCCGGATCGAGCGCAAGGTGTTCGCGCGGCTGTCCGGCACCTTCGCCCAGCCGCTGAGCGAGGCGCTGACCCATTCCGGCTTTCGCCGCAGCCAGTCGATCGCCTACCGCCCGGCCTGCGAGGGCTGTTCGGCCTGCGTCTCGGTCCGCATCCTGGTCAACGCGTTCGAGATCTCCCGCAGCTTCCGGCGGGTGGAAAAGCACAATGCCGACCTGGTGCGCAGCGAGGTCGTGGCGGAGGCGACACGCGAGCAGTTCGCGCTGCTGCGGACCTATCTGGATTCGCGCCACGCCGGCGGCGGCATGTCGGACATGGGACTGTTCGACTATGTCGCCATGGTCGAGGAGACACCGGTCGAAACCCAGATCATCGAATACCGCCGGCCGACCAATGACGGACGGCCCGGCGCGCTGATCGCCTGCGCCCTGACCGACGTGCTGCGCGACGGCGTGTCGATGGTCTACAGCTTCTTCCATCCGGGCGAGGACGCGCGCAGCCTGGGCACCTTCATGATCCTCGACCACATCCGCGACGCCAAGAGCCGCGGGCTGCCGCATGTCTATCTCGGCTATTGGGTCGAGGGCAGCGAGAAGATGTCCTACAAGACCCGCTTCCGCCCGATGGAAGCGCTCGGCCGCGAAGGCTGGGCGCGGATTTAG